In Carya illinoinensis cultivar Pawnee chromosome 7, C.illinoinensisPawnee_v1, whole genome shotgun sequence, the following are encoded in one genomic region:
- the LOC122317405 gene encoding CBL-interacting serine/threonine-protein kinase 21 isoform X1, whose product MGFAPNSIGKYKLGRTIGEGTFAKVKLAVDSTNGQYVAAKIIDKKMVTESDLKCQVQREIRTMKLLHHPNVVRIHEVLGTKTKICIVMEYVPGGQLTDKLSYAKKLEEREARKLFQQLIDAVDYCHDKGVSHRDLKPDNLLLDQWGNLKVSDFGLSALRKPGDILTTACGSPSYVAPELLMNKGYDGAAADIWSCGVILFELLAGRLPFDDSNLINLYKKICRADYTCPQWFTEDQKKLLSRILDPNPKKRMTIPEIVEDEWFQKDYVPSCGYECNEKIQVDDVNAAFDSIEETATEANIPKSSSFINAFQLIAMSHDLNLSGLFEEKDENKQVTRLGSKHTIHETMKKIEAAAMDVSLAVERMKNHKIKMHPKQKMTRCSKSYLDISAEVIEVAPTDCVISISKSSGQLQVYEEFCRSLSSLLTEKSEISSQIKEPQEVTLNCKNIQESGCSEDTSYKDHKKDPRGYSSS is encoded by the exons atggggTTTGCTCCCAATAGCATAGGGAAATACAAGCTTGGCCGGACTATTGGAGAAGGTACTTTTGCCAAGGTTAAGCTAGCTGTTGACAGCACCAATGGGCAGTATGTTGCGGCCAAGATCATCGATAAGAAAATGGTCACGGAAAGCGATCTCAAGTGCCAG gTACAAAGAGAAATAAGAACAATGAAGCTTCTGCATCACCCCAATGTCGTGCGAATACATGAG GTTCTAGGCACAAAGACGAAAATTTGCATCGTAATGGAATACGTACCAGGAGGACAGCTCACAGACAAGTTG TCTTATGCCAAGAAGTTAGAGGAACGGGAGGCAAGAAAGCTTTTCCAGCAGTTGATTGATGCGGTGGACTATTGCCATGATAAAGGGGTATCTCACAGAGATCTAAAG CCAGATAACTTGCTTCTGGATCAATGGGGAAATCTCAAAGTATCTGATTTTGGACTAAGTGCACTGCGGAAG CCCGGTGACATTCTAACCACAGCTTGTGGCTCCCCAAGCTATGTAGCACCTGAG CTGCTGATGAATAAAGGTTACGATGGAGCAGCTGCTGATATTTGGTCTTGTGGGGTAATCCTGTTTGAATTACTTGCCGGTCGCCTACCCTTTGACGACAGTAACCTGATAAACTTATACAAGAAG ATATGCAGAGCAGACTACACATGTCCACAATGGTTTACCGAAGACCAAAAGAAACTGCTCTCCAGAATACTTGATCCAAATCCTAAAAAG CGAATGACTATACCAGAGATTGTAGAAGATGAATGGTTTCAAAAGGATTATGTGCCTTCTTGTGGATATGAATGCAATGAGAAAATTCAAGTGGATGATGTTAATGCAGCTTTTGATTCAATTGAG GAGACTGCTACTGAGGCAAACATTCCCAAGTCCTCAAGTTTCATCAATGCCTTTCAGTTGATAGCCATGTCACATGATCTCAATTTATCGGGTCTCTTTGAAGAGAAG GATGAAAATAAGCAGGTGACAAGGCTTGGATCCAAGCATACAATTCATGAAACCATGAAGAAAATTGAAGCTGCAGCAATGGATGTGAGTTTGGCAgtagaaagaatgaaaaaccATAAG ATAAAGATGCATCCAAAACAGAAGATGACTAGATGTTCTAAATCATATCTCGACATATCGGCAGAG GTGATTGAGGTTGCTCCCACTGATTGTGTAATAAGCATATCAAAATCTTCAGGGCAGCTTCAAGTGTACGAAGAG TTCTGCAGAAGTTTATCAAGCCTGCTGACAGAGAAATCAGAGATTTCATCACAAATTAAAGAGCCGCAGGAAGTCACATTAAATTGCAAAAACATCCAAGAGAGTGGATG CTCTGAAGACACTAGTTATAAAGACCATAAAAAAGATCCCCGTGGCTATTCATCCTCGTGA
- the LOC122316759 gene encoding uncharacterized protein LOC122316759 isoform X2: MIAAAPPLRTTSFSSFSSRSSSSSGPSSHNPIRREFVAFFNLGFRFSTPRPLAELHTLPASSIRMEWLSKKGGGCFRSNQGKEVIKFEADSGGVDIFDAAPRAVPDHLVIMVNGLVGSAADWRYAAEQFVKKLPDKVIVHRSECNSSKLTFDGVDLTGERLAEEVLAVVRRRPEVQKISFVAHSLGGLIARYAIGRLYDHSIKLEPAGLTGHSSNEEHKNYMAQGIEQPHEAKIAGLKPMNFITFATPHLGSRGHNQLPFLCGLPFLERRASQTAHLVAGRSGKHLFLTDNDDGKPPLLLRMVNDSEDLKFISALRAFKRRVAYANANYDHMVGWRTSSIRRQHELPKSNLLGTDERYPHIVYVDREPMNNIHNKDSLAVGDQKTDLEGTLGTCGR; the protein is encoded by the exons ATGATTGCCGCCGCTCCCCCGCTCCGAACCACGTCCTTTTCGTCATTCTCATCACGCTCGTCGTCATCCTCAGGACCCTCGTCGCATAACCCGATACGCCGTGAATTCGTTGCCTTCTTCAACTTAGGGTTCCGGTTTTCGACTCCGAGGCCGCTGGCGGAGCTGCACACGCTTCCCGCTAGCTCGATCAGGATGGAATGGTTGAGCAAGAAGGGTGGAGGATGCTTTAGGAGCAACCAGGGAAAGGAAGTGATTAAGTTTGAGGCCGATAGTGGCGGCGTGGATATTTTTGATGCCGCGCCGAGGGCAGTCCCGGACCACCTTGTCATCATGGTTAATGGCCTTGTTGGAAG TGCTGCGGATTGGAGATATGCTGCAGAGCAGTTTGTGAAGAAGCTTCCTGATAAAGTAATTGTGCACC GCAGTGAATGCAATTCCTCGAAATTGACATTTGATGGAGTTGACCTGACGGGTGAGAGGCTAGCTGAAGAG GTGTTGGCTGTTGTGAGGCGTAGGCCTGAGGTGCAGAAAATCTCTTTTGTGGCACACTCTTTAGGGGGCCTTATTGCAAGGTATGCCATTGGGAGGCTGTATGATCATTCTATAAAACTGGAACCTGCGGGTCTTACTGGACATTCTTCAAATGAAGAGCACAAGAATTATATGGCGCAAGGCATCGAGCAACCTCATGAAGCTAAAATTGCTGGATTGAAACCCATGAACTTTATAACATTTGCAACGCCTCATCTTGGTTCCAGGGGACATAATCAG cTTCCATTTCTCTGTGGTCTTCCTTTTCTCGAGAGAAGAGCATCTCAAACTGCACACTTGGTTGCTGGGAGGTCTGGGAAGCATCTCTTCCTTACTGACAATGATGACGGAAAACCTCCTCTTCTCCTTCGAATGGTTAATGACTCTGAGGACCTAAAGTTCAT ATCAGCTTTGCGTGCTTTCAAACGTCGTGTGGCATATGCAAATGCAAATTATGACC ATATGGTTGGCTGGAGAACATCATCGATCCGGCGTCAGCATGAACTTCCAAAG TCAAATCTTCTTGGAACAGATGAGAGATATCCACATATCGTATATGTTGACCGAGAACCTATGAACAACATTCATAACAAAGATTCTTTAGCTGTTGGAGACCAAAAAACTGACTTGGAAG GTACCTTGGGAACGTGTGGACGTTAG
- the LOC122316759 gene encoding uncharacterized protein LOC122316759 isoform X1, whose protein sequence is MIAAAPPLRTTSFSSFSSRSSSSSGPSSHNPIRREFVAFFNLGFRFSTPRPLAELHTLPASSIRMEWLSKKGGGCFRSNQGKEVIKFEADSGGVDIFDAAPRAVPDHLVIMVNGLVGSAADWRYAAEQFVKKLPDKVIVHRSECNSSKLTFDGVDLTGERLAEEVLAVVRRRPEVQKISFVAHSLGGLIARYAIGRLYDHSIKLEPAGLTGHSSNEEHKNYMAQGIEQPHEAKIAGLKPMNFITFATPHLGSRGHNQLPFLCGLPFLERRASQTAHLVAGRSGKHLFLTDNDDGKPPLLLRMVNDSEDLKFISALRAFKRRVAYANANYDHMVGWRTSSIRRQHELPKSNLLGTDERYPHIVYVDREPMNNIHNKDSLAVGDQKTDLEEEMIRGLTQVPWERVDVSFHKSRQRYIAHNTIQVKSYWLNSDGADVVFHMIDNFLL, encoded by the exons ATGATTGCCGCCGCTCCCCCGCTCCGAACCACGTCCTTTTCGTCATTCTCATCACGCTCGTCGTCATCCTCAGGACCCTCGTCGCATAACCCGATACGCCGTGAATTCGTTGCCTTCTTCAACTTAGGGTTCCGGTTTTCGACTCCGAGGCCGCTGGCGGAGCTGCACACGCTTCCCGCTAGCTCGATCAGGATGGAATGGTTGAGCAAGAAGGGTGGAGGATGCTTTAGGAGCAACCAGGGAAAGGAAGTGATTAAGTTTGAGGCCGATAGTGGCGGCGTGGATATTTTTGATGCCGCGCCGAGGGCAGTCCCGGACCACCTTGTCATCATGGTTAATGGCCTTGTTGGAAG TGCTGCGGATTGGAGATATGCTGCAGAGCAGTTTGTGAAGAAGCTTCCTGATAAAGTAATTGTGCACC GCAGTGAATGCAATTCCTCGAAATTGACATTTGATGGAGTTGACCTGACGGGTGAGAGGCTAGCTGAAGAG GTGTTGGCTGTTGTGAGGCGTAGGCCTGAGGTGCAGAAAATCTCTTTTGTGGCACACTCTTTAGGGGGCCTTATTGCAAGGTATGCCATTGGGAGGCTGTATGATCATTCTATAAAACTGGAACCTGCGGGTCTTACTGGACATTCTTCAAATGAAGAGCACAAGAATTATATGGCGCAAGGCATCGAGCAACCTCATGAAGCTAAAATTGCTGGATTGAAACCCATGAACTTTATAACATTTGCAACGCCTCATCTTGGTTCCAGGGGACATAATCAG cTTCCATTTCTCTGTGGTCTTCCTTTTCTCGAGAGAAGAGCATCTCAAACTGCACACTTGGTTGCTGGGAGGTCTGGGAAGCATCTCTTCCTTACTGACAATGATGACGGAAAACCTCCTCTTCTCCTTCGAATGGTTAATGACTCTGAGGACCTAAAGTTCAT ATCAGCTTTGCGTGCTTTCAAACGTCGTGTGGCATATGCAAATGCAAATTATGACC ATATGGTTGGCTGGAGAACATCATCGATCCGGCGTCAGCATGAACTTCCAAAG TCAAATCTTCTTGGAACAGATGAGAGATATCCACATATCGTATATGTTGACCGAGAACCTATGAACAACATTCATAACAAAGATTCTTTAGCTGTTGGAGACCAAAAAACTGACTTGGAAG AGGAGATGATCAGAGGTCTTACTCAGGTACCTTGGGAACGTGTGGACGTTAGCTTTCATAAAAGTAGACAGCGATATATTGCTCATAATACCATTCAG GTGAAAAGCTATTGGTTAAATTCGGATGGTGCTGATGTGGTTTTCCATATGATCGACAACTTTCTTCTCTAG
- the LOC122317405 gene encoding CBL-interacting serine/threonine-protein kinase 21 isoform X2 yields MGFAPNSIGKYKLGRTIGEGTFAKVKLAVDSTNGQYVAAKIIDKKMVTESDLKCQVQREIRTMKLLHHPNVVRIHEVLGTKTKICIVMEYVPGGQLTDKLSYAKKLEEREARKLFQQLIDAVDYCHDKGVSHRDLKPDNLLLDQWGNLKVSDFGLSALRKLLMNKGYDGAAADIWSCGVILFELLAGRLPFDDSNLINLYKKICRADYTCPQWFTEDQKKLLSRILDPNPKKRMTIPEIVEDEWFQKDYVPSCGYECNEKIQVDDVNAAFDSIEETATEANIPKSSSFINAFQLIAMSHDLNLSGLFEEKDENKQVTRLGSKHTIHETMKKIEAAAMDVSLAVERMKNHKIKMHPKQKMTRCSKSYLDISAEVIEVAPTDCVISISKSSGQLQVYEEFCRSLSSLLTEKSEISSQIKEPQEVTLNCKNIQESGCSEDTSYKDHKKDPRGYSSS; encoded by the exons atggggTTTGCTCCCAATAGCATAGGGAAATACAAGCTTGGCCGGACTATTGGAGAAGGTACTTTTGCCAAGGTTAAGCTAGCTGTTGACAGCACCAATGGGCAGTATGTTGCGGCCAAGATCATCGATAAGAAAATGGTCACGGAAAGCGATCTCAAGTGCCAG gTACAAAGAGAAATAAGAACAATGAAGCTTCTGCATCACCCCAATGTCGTGCGAATACATGAG GTTCTAGGCACAAAGACGAAAATTTGCATCGTAATGGAATACGTACCAGGAGGACAGCTCACAGACAAGTTG TCTTATGCCAAGAAGTTAGAGGAACGGGAGGCAAGAAAGCTTTTCCAGCAGTTGATTGATGCGGTGGACTATTGCCATGATAAAGGGGTATCTCACAGAGATCTAAAG CCAGATAACTTGCTTCTGGATCAATGGGGAAATCTCAAAGTATCTGATTTTGGACTAAGTGCACTGCGGAAG CTGCTGATGAATAAAGGTTACGATGGAGCAGCTGCTGATATTTGGTCTTGTGGGGTAATCCTGTTTGAATTACTTGCCGGTCGCCTACCCTTTGACGACAGTAACCTGATAAACTTATACAAGAAG ATATGCAGAGCAGACTACACATGTCCACAATGGTTTACCGAAGACCAAAAGAAACTGCTCTCCAGAATACTTGATCCAAATCCTAAAAAG CGAATGACTATACCAGAGATTGTAGAAGATGAATGGTTTCAAAAGGATTATGTGCCTTCTTGTGGATATGAATGCAATGAGAAAATTCAAGTGGATGATGTTAATGCAGCTTTTGATTCAATTGAG GAGACTGCTACTGAGGCAAACATTCCCAAGTCCTCAAGTTTCATCAATGCCTTTCAGTTGATAGCCATGTCACATGATCTCAATTTATCGGGTCTCTTTGAAGAGAAG GATGAAAATAAGCAGGTGACAAGGCTTGGATCCAAGCATACAATTCATGAAACCATGAAGAAAATTGAAGCTGCAGCAATGGATGTGAGTTTGGCAgtagaaagaatgaaaaaccATAAG ATAAAGATGCATCCAAAACAGAAGATGACTAGATGTTCTAAATCATATCTCGACATATCGGCAGAG GTGATTGAGGTTGCTCCCACTGATTGTGTAATAAGCATATCAAAATCTTCAGGGCAGCTTCAAGTGTACGAAGAG TTCTGCAGAAGTTTATCAAGCCTGCTGACAGAGAAATCAGAGATTTCATCACAAATTAAAGAGCCGCAGGAAGTCACATTAAATTGCAAAAACATCCAAGAGAGTGGATG CTCTGAAGACACTAGTTATAAAGACCATAAAAAAGATCCCCGTGGCTATTCATCCTCGTGA